The genomic segment TGGCCGAAGCCGTCGCGCAGTACGTGGGGTTGCTGAGCCGGGCCGACGAGACCGAGCGGCCGATGTAGTAGTGGCCGGTGGCGCCCCGCGACACCGGCCCGAAGCGGCGGCCGTGGCCCAGCGCGACGTCGATGTAGCTGGTGCGCTGGCCCGTCGTGTTGCCCACGGAGTAGTTGGTGCGGCCGGGCTGGTAGCCGTTCAGGAACAGGTCCACGATGTCGTGGCCGACGCTGTGGTTGCCCTGGAAGCCGTACGACACGCCCACCGCGGTGTGGCCCACGGAGATGGCGGCGATGGGGATGCGCAGGTCGGCCTGCACGTCGGTGCCGTTGGGGATGGCGGCCAGGAGCTCGGCGGCGCGGGCCGGGCTCACGTTGTCGTAGTTCCGCAGGTCGCGCAGGTCGTTCACGTCCAGCCCCAGGATGGTGGTGCCGGCGGCGATCTGCGGGAAGGCGACGGACCAGTACGGCGTGCCCGGCAGGCCCAGGTTGGCCGGGTTCTCGAAGAGGGCCTCCTGCCCGCGGGCGCCGGCCACGATGGTGCCGCCCATGCCCAGGGCGCGGGGCACCAGCGGGACCTGCGCGAAGGCGGGAGATGCGCCGAGGGCCGCGGCCATCACGGCTCCGGCGGTTGCGGCAAGGTGAAGTCTCATGCGTGTCTCGTATGCGTTCGGGGGCACCGTACCGCGCCGTGGCGAACGGCGGCGCGGCGGGCCCGCGTGAAGGGCGCGGCATCGGGAACGAGCCGGCACGGCCGCGGAGGAAACACCCGCGTGCCGCAGCGGACGAAAGATAGGGCAAGGGGCGCGGGGCCTCAACCGCTCGTTCGGCCCATGCGGTGCCGGTGTTCCGGCGGGGCTTTCTCGCCCCGCCGCATTGGGGTATTTTACCCTGCTATTTCCGGCACTGAAGCTTCACCGTTCCGCGAGACCCTCGCTTTGCGCATAGAGCACATCCGCAACTTCTGCATCGTCGCCCACATCGACCACGGCAAGTCCACGCTGGCCGACCGGCTGCTCGAGTCCACGCGCACGCTCCAGCAGCGGGAGATGAAGCAGCAGGTGCTCGACAGCATGGACATCGAGCGCGAGCGGGGCATCACCATCAAGCTGAACGCCGTGCGCATGGGCTACACGGCGAAGGACGGGTGCGTCTACCAGCTCAACCTGATCGACACGCCCGGGCACGTGGACTTCACGTACGAGGTGTCGCGCTCGCTGGCCGCGTGCGAGGGGGCGATCCTGGTGGTGGACGCCAGCCAGGGCGTCCAGGCGCAGACGCTCTCCAACCTCTTCCTGGCGATGGACGCGGGGCTGGAGATCATCCCCGTGCTGAACAAGATCGACCTTCCCGGCGCCGAGCCCGAGAGGCGCCGCGACGAGCTGGTCGACCTCCTGGGCGTCGATCCGGAGGACGTGATCTTCGCGTCGGCCAAGGCGGGGATCGGGATCGACCGGATCCTGGAGGCCGTGGTCGCGAAGGTCCCGGCGCCGGAGGGCGACCCGGACGCCGCGCCGCGGGCGCTGATCTTCGACTCGTACTACGACAAGTACCTGGGCGCGGTGCCCAGCATCCGCGTGGTGGACGGGGTGTTCCGGAAGGGCACGCGCATCGGCTTCGGGGCCAACGAGAACGTCTATCCCGTGGACGAGGTGGGGTACCTCCAGCTCGGCCGCTTCCCCACGCAGGAGCTGCGGTGCGGCGAGGTGGGCTACATCATCGCCGGCATCCGGCGCGTGGCCGACACCCGCAGCGGCGACACCATCTACGACGCCGACAACCGGGCGGGCGAGCTGATCCCCGGCTTCCAGGAGGTGAAGCCGATGGTGTTCGCGGGCATCTACCCGACCGACACCGACCAGTACGAGGAGCTGCGCGACGCGCTGGCCAAGCTGCAGCTCAACGACGCCTCGCTCAGCTACGAGCCCGAGACGTCGCTGGCGCTGGGCTTCGGCTTCCGCTGTGGCTTCCTGGGCCTGCTGCACATGGAGATCATCCAGGAGCGCCTGGAGCGCGAGTTCGACCTGGACCTCATCACCACCGTGCCCAACGTGAAGTACCACGTGGTGATGACAGACGACTCGGCGATGTGGGTGGAGAGCCCCAGCGCCCTCCCGGACCCGACCAAGATCGACCGCATCGAGGAGCCGTACGTGAGCGCCCGCATCATGGTGCCGGCGGACTACATCGGCGGCGTCCAGAAGCTGTGCCACGAGCGGCGCGCGGACTTCAAGGGCATGAGCTACCCGGACCCGCAGCGCGTGGAGCTGAGCTACGACCTGCCGCTGGCGGAGATCGTGCTCGACTTCTACGACCGCCTCAAGTCCGCCACGCGCGGCTACGCCAGCTTCGACTACGACTTCGCGGACTACCGCGCCAACCCGCTGATCAAGCTGGACATGCTGATCAACGGCGACCCCATCGACGCCTTCAGCGTGATCCTGCACCGCGACAAGGCGTACGAGTACGGCCGCACCATCGCCGAGAAGCTGCGCGAGCTGATCCCCCGGCAGATGTTCGACGTGGCGATCCAGGCGGCCATCGGCAACAAGATCGTGGCGCGCGAGAGCATCAAGGCCATGCGCAAGAACGTGACGGCGAAGTGCTACGGCGGCGACATCACCCGCAAGCGCAAGCTCCTGGAGAAGCAGAAGGAAGGCAAGAAGCGGATGAAGCAGGTGGGCACCGTGGAGATCCCGCAGGAGGCCTTCCTGGCCGTCCTGAAAGTGGGCGACTAGCCGCAGGTGCGCATCTCCGTCGTTCTCAGCACCTACCGGCAGCCGCGCCTGCTGGAGCTGGCGCTTTGGGGCTACGCCGCGCAGACGCGCCGCGGCTTCCAGCTGGTGCTGGCCGACGACGGATCGGGCCCGGAGACGCGCGCCGTGGTGGAGCGCATGCGGCGCATCTCCTGCCTGGACCTCGTCCACGTCTGGCACCCGGACCGGGGCTTCCGCAAGACCGAGATCCTGAACCGCGCCATCGCCGCGGCTTCGGGCGACTACCTCGTGTTCAGCGACGGCGACACCATCCCGCGGCGCGACTTCGTGCAGGTGCACGCGCGGCTGGCCGAGCCGCGGCGCTTCCTCTCCGGCGGCTACCTGCACCTGCCGCGGGCGCTCAGCGAGCGGCTTACGGCCGACGACGTACGCGCGGGCCGGGCGACGAGCCCGCGGTGGCTGCGCGCGAACGGCTGGCGCCCGGGGCACCGGCGGCTGCGTCTGGTGGGCTCCACGCGCGTTGCGGCGGCGCTGGACCACCTCACCACCACGCCGCTGCGCTGGCACGGGATGAACGCGTCCACCTGGAAGCGCCACCTGCTGGAGGTGAACGGGTTCGACCTGGAGATGGGCTACGGCGGCGAGGACGCGGCGCTGGGCGAGCGCCTGGTGAACCTGGGCATCCGCCCCAAGCGCATCCGCTTCCGCGCACCGGCCGTGCACCTCTGGCACCCGCGCCCGTACTTCGACGAGGAGCGCATAGCCAGGAACAACGCAATCCGCGAACGCATCCGCAGCACGGGCGAGACGCGCACGCCGGCCGGGCTGATGGAGCTGTACTCCGAACTGTCCGGCGACGACGACCCGGCATCTCTCCGCACCGGCGTCTCCGCCTGGCTCCATCCGCTCGATCAGACGGGCGCCGCGGAAGCTTCCGCCATCGCCTGAGCTTGGGGATCGGCGAAGGAGCTCGGCCGTCGTCCGATGATGTGCATCCGCCGGGGCGGGTGAGAACCGCATCGTGATCGGCCGATGTACGGCGGGGATTTGGGTGGATGCGAGGAAGGACGGAGATGCGCGGCATCTCACATCTGACGAACCGCCGTCGTTCATCTTCCGAACCGCGAGCCCTCTGCCGCTGCGGTGGATGCGGCGCGGAGCGAGGCAGGGGCGCGGACGGGACGCGCGGCACGGAACGCCGGCACTGACGAATGCACATCTCGGTCATCCTCACCACGTACGACCAGCCCGCCTTCCTGGAGAAGGTGCTGTGGGGCTGGGCGTTGCAGACGCGGCGCGACTTCCAGCTCGTGATCGCCGACGACGGCTCCGGGCCGGAGACGCTGGACGTGATCCGCCGCGTGTGCGCGGAGTCCGGGCTGACGGCGCTGCACGTGTGGCACGAGGACCGCGGCTTCCGGAAGACGGAGATCCTGAACCGCGCCATCGCCGCGTGTGACGGCGACTACCTGCTGTTCACGGACGGCGACACCATCCCCCGCCGCGACCTGGTGGACGTGCATTACCGGCTGGCCGAGCCGGGGCGCTACCTGGCCGGCGGCTACATCAAGATGCCGCGCGAGGTGAGCGAGGCCATCACGGTGGACGAGGTCCGCTCCGGCCGTTTCACCGATCTCGCCTGGCTGCGCGCGCGCGGGTGGAAGCCCGGGCACCGCGCATTCCGCCTCACGCGCTCGCCCCGCCTGGCGCGCCTGTACGACGCGCTCACGCCCACGAAGACGATCTTCGCCGGCAACAACTCGTCCGTCTGGCGCGACGCGGTGGTTGCGGCCAACGGCTTCGAGGGCGAGATGGGCTACGGCGGGCTGGACCGCGCGCTGGGCTACCGGCTGGTGAACCTGGGCCTCCGCGGCAAGCAGATCCGGCACCGCGCCATCGCCATCCACCTGCATCACGAGCGCCCGTACCGCACGCCCGAGGGCATGCGGCGCAACCGCGAGATCCTGGACGCCATACGCCGCGGCGGCGAGACCCGCGCGCGGCTGGGCCTGGCCGAGCTGCAACCCGACCCGTCGCTGCGCGTTCGCGGCGAACCCCTCCCGCAGGAGACCGCATGACCGCTGGCACGGCCGACAAGCGCTGGATCGTGGGTGTGGACCTGGGCGGGACCAACATCGTCGTAGGCCTGCTCCCCATTGAGGGCGGCGAGGTGCTGGGGCTGCGCACGCTGCCCACCGACTCGGTGCGCGGCGCCAAGTTCGTGGTGGACCGCATGGTGAGCCTCATCGAGGAGTCCATCGCCGAGGTCACGGCGGCGCACGGCGCCACGCGCGAGGCCGTGGCGGGGGTGGGCATCGGCTCGCCGGGGCCTCTGGACCGGAAGACGGGCACGGTCATCAACACGCCCAACCTGGGCTGGCGAAACTTCCCGCTGCGCGACCTGATCTCCAACGCCGTGCATCTCCCGGCCACGCTGGACAACGACGCCAACTGCGCCACGTACGGCGAGTGGTGGCTGGGCGCCGGCCGCAGCGTGCAGACGCTGGTGGGCCTCACGCTGGGCACCGGAATCGGCGGCGGGATCGTGCTGAACGGCGAGATCTTCCACGGCTGCAGCGACATCGCCGGCGAGATCGGCCACATGACCATCGAGGCCAACGGACGCCGCTGCAAGTGCGGCAATTACGGCTGCCTGGAGCAGTACGCGAGCGGCCCCGCCATCGCCACGCGCGCCGTGGAGGGCATCGAGGTGGGCGTGGAGACCATCCTGAACGAGATGGTGCACGGGAAGCTGGAGGACATCACGGCGGCGACGGTCTACGAGGCCGCCGTGCGCGGCGACGCGTTCGCGGAAGAGGTGATGAAGGATACGGCGCGGTTCCTGGGGGCGGGCGTGGCGAACATCATCAACATCCTCAACCCGGAGATGGTGGTGATCTCGGGCGGCGTGACCAAGGCGGGCGAGCGCCTCTTCGCGCCCCTCCAGGCCGAGGTCCGGCGCCGCGCCTTCCGCGCCGCGCAGGAGTGCTGCCAGATCGTGCCCGCGCTGCTCCCCGGCACCGCCGGCGTGGTCGGCGCCGCCGCGGTGTTCAAGAAGGAGAAGTTCGGCGCCGTCTGACGCTGGCAGAACGCGCATTCGGTAGATGCGATGAACGCCCCGCCTCCGAGCTCGGAGTGCGGGGCGTTCGTGTGTGTAGACGTATTCCGCAGAATCGACGCGGTGGCGCGGCAGCACTCGTTTCGCGCAGCCCATTCCCTACCTGCGAACCGAAGAGAACCGGGAACGTGTCCCGAACGGAGTGGCGAACCACCGAGGCAGGTGGATACGTTGAGGCGCTCTCATCCCGCGTCCAACCACTCACTGCCCAGGAGTTGCCGTCATGCGCGTCCGTACAGCCCTCGTCCTCGCCGGTGCGGTGCTGTCCGCCGCCTGCGGACAGCCTTCTCCGACTGAACCGCTCGAGGCCCACCACGCGCGCCGTGATGGGCTGCCAGCGATCGGGTCGGGAAACGTGGTGCAGCCGCCGCTCGCCGACGGACCCGCGATCGGCTCTGGCAACTGAACCATGCGCGTCAAACGCGGAGCGAACGAATCTGGGGCTCAGTGCGGGCGCAAGGCTGCGACCAGCGTTTCCGCGAGCTCGTCCTCCGCCCGCCCGGCGACGCCGGACGAGCTCACCGACACGCTCGCGCGTGCTTCGTTGCGGATGGCCTGAAGGAGTGCGGCGGCCGCGCGCTGCACAGCGCATTCGTGTCGTTCCGTCGCTATGGCCAACGCACGCTCTGCCGCAGCGGCGGCTTGCCGCCACCGCCGGAGCATCATCGCACCGTGGGCGAGCTCGACGAAAGCGGCGGCGTGCCCTTGCCGGTTCCCCGTGAGCGTCAGCATCTCCCACACTTCGCCCCACGCTTTGTCGAAAACGTCTCGAGCCCCGGAACCTCCGGCCGAGCGGCAGATGTTCGCCAGGACGAACAGACGGGGCATCGGCTCCCAGACGTAGCGTAGCAGCTCCTGGAAGATGGGGAGGACGCGCGAGAAGGCGCCCTCATAGATCATCCAGAACAGCGCAAGATCGTTCGCGAGCGCCGGCAGCTTCGGGTGGTGCCGGCCGCGAACCGTGTACGCCTGCCTGCCGTAAGCGGTGCCCGCGTGGGGATCGCCGGACTCGTAGCTCACGATGGAAAGATCGTGCAATGCGTCGCCCCTGAGCTCCGGCAGCCCGTGCTCGCGCGCGGCGCGCAAGGTCTTACTGTGGAAGTGCTTGGCCGCAGGGTAGTCGCCCTTTTGCCGGTACAGGTTCCCAAGACCGGAGAGGGCGCGTGTGTACGTCGTCCAATCGCTTGCGCTCCGCCCCAGCACGATGGCTCGGCGAAACCAACTCTCTGCGCGGGCATGCTGCGCGTTCATGCGCGAAAGGCGCCCCGTGCGATAGGCATTCTCGGCGGCCGTAGGTGAGGCGACCGCGGCGGCCTGCGCGAAGTGAATCGCGGTGCGGATGCTTCCGTTGGATTCTGCCCATTCCGAAATCTGGGTGCAGAGTTGGCTGACGGTTTCCGCATCCGCGTGCTCGTCGCGCAGCTTCCGGTGCAGCACGTGGAGTGGCAACTCGACCCCGCGCGGCGATCGAGCTTCCGGAGGAGGGTCGGAGAAGAGCGCGGAACGCATGCTGGGCTGGACGGCTGCCCACAGCAGAACGTCTTCCACCGTCCTCCAGAGAAGGAATCCGCCGGCTGCGGCGTATTCCTCAAATATCACCGTGGAGGCGAGGATTGGCTCATCTTCGGCCCGCAGCAATGCCGGAGGCGCAAGTGGCGGTCTGTGGCGGTCGCGCTTCGCCGAGGGTTCCATCGCAGTTTCTGGGAGAGGTTCCTCACTCCGGCCGATAACGAGCGATAGTAGGCGCGATTCGGATTCCGAGCAAGCGGTGGCGTGAAATGGGTCAGCTTCCCTGACGCCGCCGGGGATCTGTCACGAATTGAGCGCGGGAATGCTCTCCTCGGATCGACCGTCATTGCTGCGAGGAGTGCTGGCTCCATCTTGGCAGTGCACCAAGGCACTGGCGTACTTTGTCTTTGAACCGCGAAGGAACTGCAACCCGCTATGTCGCCGTGCATTCGGCATCCAGCAGCGCCGGCATCTCCGCTGGTGCACCCGCTCATGGCAGGACTAGAGCGGTTTTCACATCAGTCCAGAGCACAAACTTCTCCGGAATGCATGAAACCAGCCCTATCGTCCCTCTGGACTGATAGGCAAACCGCTCTAGATTCTTCGGTTCTCGGTGACGACGAACGGGCATGGGAGGACGATGCGGCGGCTGGGCGTGTTGGGGCCACTGGTGTGGGACACCATCTGGACGGAAGAAGACCTGCGGCGCGGGACGCCGTTCACCTCGTGGGGCGGGATGGCGTACTCGCTCGCGTCCGCAGCGGCGGCGCGTCCGGACGGCTGGGAGGTGGTGCCGCTACTGAAGGTGGGCGACGACCTGGAGGCGGAGGCGCGCAAGTTCCTGGCGTCGCTGCCGGGCTTCTCGGTGGGCCCGTCGGTCTTCGCCGTACCGGTGCCCAACAACCGAGTGGAGCTGCGCTACCTGGACAATGCCCGCCGCGGCGAGCGCCAGACGGGCGGAGTGCCGGGCTGGGAGTGGAGCGAGCTGGAGCCGCACCTGGCCGGGCTGGACGCGCTGTACGTCAACTTCATCTCCGGCTTCGAGCTGTCGCTGGAGACGGCCAAGCGGCTGCGGGCGGAGTTCTCCGGCCCGCTTTACACCGACCTGCACTCGCTCTTCCTGGGGTGCCCCGGCGCCGGCACGCGCGCCCGCCGCCGCCTGCCGGACTGGGAGCGCTGGGTAGCCTGCTTCGACGGCGTGCAGGTGAACGAGGAAGAGGTCGCCACCCTCGCCGATTTGCCCGAGAGCTGGGCCGACGGCGCCGCGCGCCTCCTCCGCCAGGGCGCGCGCGTGGCGGCGGTTACGCTCGGCCCGGACGGCGCGGGCGTCGCCTCCGCGGCGGGGCTGCCGGAGGATCCGGCGGAGTGGCGGACGGGCTCCGCGAGGGCGGGCGGGGACGAGCCCATCGTCCGCATCTACCCGACGGACCCGGATGGGGCGGGCGACCCCACGGGGTGCGGCGACGTGTGGGGCGCCTCGTTCTTCTCGCGGCTGCTTGCGGGAGATGGGATCGACGCCGCGGCGACGTTCGCGCACCGGTTGGCCGCGCGGAAGCTGGGGCACCGCGGCGCGTCCGGCCTGTACGAGCACTTCGCGCACAGCTCCGGCGGCTGAGCCGTCCATCGACGGAGCAGGCGCGCCGAGGCAGCAGGTGGCGCGACGGCGGGCGCCGCGGCGCATCCGTTGCTTAGCCGGACGCTGGATGGACCCGCCGTTCATCTACCGAAGTCGCCCCATCAGCCTCCCTGACTCCAGGAAATCGCGGATGTTCTTGACGGTCGGACAGCTCGACATCCCGTCGGGAGAGATCTCGGGCGCGATCGTGCAGGGCGTGCTGGAGCGCAGCGGCCACCACGTGCGGCTCGTCT from the Longimicrobiaceae bacterium genome contains:
- the lepA gene encoding translation elongation factor 4; protein product: MRIEHIRNFCIVAHIDHGKSTLADRLLESTRTLQQREMKQQVLDSMDIERERGITIKLNAVRMGYTAKDGCVYQLNLIDTPGHVDFTYEVSRSLAACEGAILVVDASQGVQAQTLSNLFLAMDAGLEIIPVLNKIDLPGAEPERRRDELVDLLGVDPEDVIFASAKAGIGIDRILEAVVAKVPAPEGDPDAAPRALIFDSYYDKYLGAVPSIRVVDGVFRKGTRIGFGANENVYPVDEVGYLQLGRFPTQELRCGEVGYIIAGIRRVADTRSGDTIYDADNRAGELIPGFQEVKPMVFAGIYPTDTDQYEELRDALAKLQLNDASLSYEPETSLALGFGFRCGFLGLLHMEIIQERLEREFDLDLITTVPNVKYHVVMTDDSAMWVESPSALPDPTKIDRIEEPYVSARIMVPADYIGGVQKLCHERRADFKGMSYPDPQRVELSYDLPLAEIVLDFYDRLKSATRGYASFDYDFADYRANPLIKLDMLINGDPIDAFSVILHRDKAYEYGRTIAEKLRELIPRQMFDVAIQAAIGNKIVARESIKAMRKNVTAKCYGGDITRKRKLLEKQKEGKKRMKQVGTVEIPQEAFLAVLKVGD
- a CDS encoding glycosyltransferase, whose translation is MRISVVLSTYRQPRLLELALWGYAAQTRRGFQLVLADDGSGPETRAVVERMRRISCLDLVHVWHPDRGFRKTEILNRAIAAASGDYLVFSDGDTIPRRDFVQVHARLAEPRRFLSGGYLHLPRALSERLTADDVRAGRATSPRWLRANGWRPGHRRLRLVGSTRVAAALDHLTTTPLRWHGMNASTWKRHLLEVNGFDLEMGYGGEDAALGERLVNLGIRPKRIRFRAPAVHLWHPRPYFDEERIARNNAIRERIRSTGETRTPAGLMELYSELSGDDDPASLRTGVSAWLHPLDQTGAAEASAIA
- a CDS encoding glycosyltransferase; the encoded protein is MHISVILTTYDQPAFLEKVLWGWALQTRRDFQLVIADDGSGPETLDVIRRVCAESGLTALHVWHEDRGFRKTEILNRAIAACDGDYLLFTDGDTIPRRDLVDVHYRLAEPGRYLAGGYIKMPREVSEAITVDEVRSGRFTDLAWLRARGWKPGHRAFRLTRSPRLARLYDALTPTKTIFAGNNSSVWRDAVVAANGFEGEMGYGGLDRALGYRLVNLGLRGKQIRHRAIAIHLHHERPYRTPEGMRRNREILDAIRRGGETRARLGLAELQPDPSLRVRGEPLPQETA
- a CDS encoding ROK family protein, translated to MTAGTADKRWIVGVDLGGTNIVVGLLPIEGGEVLGLRTLPTDSVRGAKFVVDRMVSLIEESIAEVTAAHGATREAVAGVGIGSPGPLDRKTGTVINTPNLGWRNFPLRDLISNAVHLPATLDNDANCATYGEWWLGAGRSVQTLVGLTLGTGIGGGIVLNGEIFHGCSDIAGEIGHMTIEANGRRCKCGNYGCLEQYASGPAIATRAVEGIEVGVETILNEMVHGKLEDITAATVYEAAVRGDAFAEEVMKDTARFLGAGVANIINILNPEMVVISGGVTKAGERLFAPLQAEVRRRAFRAAQECCQIVPALLPGTAGVVGAAAVFKKEKFGAV
- a CDS encoding tetratricopeptide repeat protein, producing MEDVLLWAAVQPSMRSALFSDPPPEARSPRGVELPLHVLHRKLRDEHADAETVSQLCTQISEWAESNGSIRTAIHFAQAAAVASPTAAENAYRTGRLSRMNAQHARAESWFRRAIVLGRSASDWTTYTRALSGLGNLYRQKGDYPAAKHFHSKTLRAAREHGLPELRGDALHDLSIVSYESGDPHAGTAYGRQAYTVRGRHHPKLPALANDLALFWMIYEGAFSRVLPIFQELLRYVWEPMPRLFVLANICRSAGGSGARDVFDKAWGEVWEMLTLTGNRQGHAAAFVELAHGAMMLRRWRQAAAAAERALAIATERHECAVQRAAAALLQAIRNEARASVSVSSSGVAGRAEDELAETLVAALRPH
- a CDS encoding carbohydrate kinase family protein; translation: MRRLGVLGPLVWDTIWTEEDLRRGTPFTSWGGMAYSLASAAAARPDGWEVVPLLKVGDDLEAEARKFLASLPGFSVGPSVFAVPVPNNRVELRYLDNARRGERQTGGVPGWEWSELEPHLAGLDALYVNFISGFELSLETAKRLRAEFSGPLYTDLHSLFLGCPGAGTRARRRLPDWERWVACFDGVQVNEEEVATLADLPESWADGAARLLRQGARVAAVTLGPDGAGVASAAGLPEDPAEWRTGSARAGGDEPIVRIYPTDPDGAGDPTGCGDVWGASFFSRLLAGDGIDAAATFAHRLAARKLGHRGASGLYEHFAHSSGG